TCACAGCAGGAGTggaaaagcaagcaaacacatCATCAGTGCAGGAAAAGTGGGTAACATGGGGGAGAACCACCGACTGCCCCCGACACTGACCCCACATGTATACCAGGCCACTCTGTGTCTTGGCAGCAGAAGTGTGAGAAGAATGGCAAGCTGCAATCTCTACtactctgaaagaaagaaagaaagaaagaaagaaagaaagaaagaaagaaagaaagaaagaaagaaagaaagaaagaaagaaagctacagGTTAGTCAGCTGTTGACACCAGACATTTACAGTACACAAAGAATTGCATAATATGTCATGAAGGTATAGATGGAGATTACAGGAAGTGTCATAACAGACTattcaaaacataaacaaatTCAATTACCACAAGACTCCATAACTAGTAGCTTTAGTGCTGAAAAAGTACACATTCATGCATGTATCTCTCTTTGGGGTGCACACCCTCTTCTTCTAAAAGTAGATGCACCTCAGGGCATTTATCATAGTATTTATGCTCAATTGCACAAGAAGGAATGTTTACCctttaataaaattaattaacaCATTTATTGCATTATTCCCAGTCTAAGAGGTGATGTGCATCATTGAACAATATATAACTGGTAATGGGCAATGAAGGTCAACTGCCTCAGGCTGCCTATTGCAGGAAACACAGAGGAGGCACCGACTGTCAGAGATGAGGAAACCTGCAGTCCACTTTCACctgcaaggccacaggttccccattcgtgcttgggggggggggggcggagtgtgCCTGTTCCACAAGATCTAAGCAATTAAATAATCCAGCTGGGAACCTGCCCAAAACACCAAAATCTGCAAATGGCGGGAAGAGAGAAGTCCTtctgcccttccctccctccttcccgttGCCTCTGCAAACAGGAGGCAGATTTGTCTTGGCCTTCAAGTCTCCTAGATTTCAAGCATTGCAGGCAAAGGAAGTGTTTCCCTTTATGCTTCCTTTGCCCACATGATGTGAAATCAAAGCACACAGGCAACCCAAGCAGGGTTTGGCGCAGCTGATGCAGCATGACTTGAAACCACAGGGGCAGACTTTCCATGCAGTGTTTGCTGTAAGTGCCAATCACTTCCACAATGGAATAGATGACAGCCTGAAACTGGACACTTTACCGTAGCTAATAATTTGGAAGTTTACAATTTTGTAAAGTGCTACATACCTGAATATGAAGTATGATGTCCATAAAACTCAAGCTTCTGCTTTTTTATGGGTGTTTTATCTAAAACCTGTTATCTCTTTTCCCCCTCACCTACAGAAGCCCAAACAGTAGCATTTCAGTATAAAGTGGCAGAACTGTTGTATATGCAAGCATTATTAGAAATCTTATTTTATTGCTACGCATTGTAAGCAACAGATCTGTGTCACACAACCTGATACACGTTTACTAAGAAGCAACAAGTCCCGCTATACTAACTGCAGATTACACATAGGAAAGTGTGAAAATaaccatggaggggggggggaggaaaggcttGTAATATTGTACAATCCCAGTAGCTTCACCACCAAGCCATTCCAACATTTTCAGTTTTGTGCACCAAAGGTATTGCTGAGGCTTGCAGCTGTCTGCACACATTCAgtgctattctctctctctctctcagtactgttttgttttaagcGAAGGTATGAAAAGACCACATTTCCAAATACTAAGTCACTGAAGACTCATATTGACCATACATTCTCTCAAATACTAGAATCCCACCCCCTATGCTGCTATAAATGAACACCTAATGCTCTTGCATTCTCCAGTGATAAAAAAGCATACGACAGCTACACATAGCGGCCAATGCATGCCACCGGACAATATCACTAGAGGGCCTAAAAAGGATGGCATGGCCTGTAGTAGATTTGATAAATGGCAAAATTTGGGCCACTGCCATTAGATATGAAAAAGTGACCCCTTAGCCACAGACGGATGCcaggagagcagagagaagatTCGGATGGTACAGATCCGTGTTCCTCACCTTGGGGTCCCCACATGTTCTCTGCCAGCTCTGCCAATGGCCAGCCCCCTTCCCACTACCTCAAAGGCCATGTTGAGGATGTTCAATGAGATGAAGGAAGATTGTGAGGTTGTGCCTGATGCCTCAGGGCCCATATCTGGTTACCACAGCATAGGATCAGGTTTTTGGGGCAAGCATTTAAATGTGAAAATAtggaacacatttaaaacatgacACAATTAAACTTGTGTGTCCCTTGAATATGAAATGGCATACAGTTTACTAGGGGCActtgaagcaggagaggagcagAAACTCTGAATGGATGGAGACTTGAAAGAAGCTTCTCAAGGTGCATCACAGAATCACACCAGCTGAGGGCTATTGGATCAACCACCCCAGTCGAAAGAATCCGGTCTCTAGGCAGGTATAGCAAGTGACACCAGTCTTTTCCTCCCTACATCACTAgagtagaaaacaaaaacagattatCCTGAAATTAAGGTGGTTCTCATTCATTTTAGTTGCCTGGCTTTATTTATCTAAAAGTAAAGTGTATTCCAAAGCTCTGTTTCAGACaagacacacattttttgcaGAGTGGAAAGTACTGGCAGGACTTGCCGTAACTTAGATGCCTTAAAATAATAAGTCTTGGGTCACAGACTTCATGGTCTGAAGGGAGGGTGGAAACTGAGAGGGGatcagagaagaaaggaagacaGATGAAGACCTGCCCACAGAGCCTGTGAGGAGAAGTTGCCCTTTATACCAAAGACGGACAAAGGCATCCAGTCACCTCCTTTTCAGGACCATGAACAGACACCTCAAACATCCCTGCCTCCCAGTTCCAAGGATTAGTTGCAGCAACACTTACCTCTCCTTTTCCATCATGATCTGCACTGGGCTCAGCTGGTTGCTTTTACTGCCAGTTCCCAGCTGCCCATAAGTGTTTGCTCCCCAGGCATAGAGCAATCCCTCATCTGTTAACACCATTGTGTGTGCATAGCCACAGGcaacctgaaagaaagaaaatggaaatcaATGCTAGCATCACTCTAAGATGGCCACAAAGAACGAGAAATCACTGCTGGACACTTAAGTATCAGTTGCAAAACCTGGGTTAGTTTTAAACGCCATGGGAGTCTGCACACAGGTTATGAAATGCGGAGGGGGGGTGTCCTACGgttctccagatactgttggactgcaactcctgttATTTCTGACTTACTGGCTGAGGCTGGGGGTGGAGAGAGCCCAACAAACATCACGCAAACTGTAGGTTCTCTGGCCCAGGCATGAAAAGGTTTCACTGATTATTGATGGCTTGGTAAAATACTTGCAGAACAACTGAGAAATAACCCAAGACATCTTGTCTCCAAAAGACCACCAGTAAAATGTTGAAGCTCCCTAAACACAATCTCAGGCCTGGAAGAGGCAGCAACGTCTTGGTTATTCCCTTTTCCTGCCCTTGGCGAAAACTGCCAACTGAAGGCTGCCCCAGCTGCAGTGAAGATGGCAGCCATCATAGTTATCAGGCCTCTTCAACACCAGCTGTTTGTAGGCTAGGCTTTGGTTATAAGCACTAAACAGAAGCTCACAATAAACCAGGGGACCATTAAGCAACATATCTTACACTATTTTGTACTCACCTGCATTACACAGAGACCTTGGAGCGCAGCCACTCTGCATGGGGTTAGCTGGTTGCCATTGTTTCCCAGACCTAGTTGACCATTGCCATTGTAACCCCAGCCATATACcttcatggaggaggaagaacagTTAATCTGGATGCACTCCAGGGAAAGAGGTGGCCAGTGCAGTGTGCTGGTGAGAGCGTTAAGACTATGATCtggtagaccagggttcaatGCCCCACTCAGTCGTGAAGCTCCGTGGGTAACCCTGGGCCAGTCTCTCCCTCTTAGGGTTGGTGTGAGGGTAAAATGGTGAGGAGGGAGAAACACGGAACTCCttggaggtgggatataaatgtaacattaaaaatgaatttaaaatagcTCTAGTTCAGAAGGGTTTTATGCCTTTTAATCTGCCTGCAGAGTTACTTGGTTATTCTGCCCTTCCCCTACATGTTACAGAACAGTTCTGCATGTACTAGATTCATGGCATAAGAAACCAGCGTTTAAGAGCAAGGAAGCAGCAATGTCAACACTATTTATAGCTCAAGTCTCACCGATTCCTGAGGATAAACTTCCTCTGACTTAAGCCTTGAATAATTATTTACCAACTGCATCTGAGGTTTCAATAATTATCAAATGAATCACAAATCCTACTTTTCCCTTTAACCACAAGATTTGCTCTCCCAGGTGATCCAGCATCACCTTCGGAAATGAATTTTAGATGATGAAGTGAACGTACTGGTGCCAGAACAAGTCCTAATGGCAATAAACAGCCAGCAGGTGTCTACTTTAAAGCCACTGCAGCTCATCAGCTTCACAAAAGTTTCTGGGGCATCTTCTATTAGCCCTCTGTTCTACACTTTAGCATTTTCTTACGCAGAAGTAGAGCCATGTGTGGAATGACCTTGGAATGCTTACCTCACCATTGTCCACTACAGCTATGGAAGAGGTTTGGCCACATGCAACGCCCACCACCACTTTCGTCTGCAGACAGTTGGAAACCTTGCGGGGAGTAGGCTGGTTTGCCGTGGAGCCTGACCCAACTTGTCCACAGTTGTTATAGCCCCAGGCATATACCTTGCCACAAGGAAAGAAGATGAAAAGACATAACGGAAACACACTCCTTCAGAACAAAAATACTGCCTGAACAGCTTTGACTTCATTAtcttcttttaccttttttaaaaaaattaccctaGAACTCTTCCAATTTTAACTCCAATGCTGCAGATATGCAGGTGACACATCAAAAGCCTTGCCAAACAAGAGACACTGCCATGTACCCACAGGTAGTCCGTTCCTTCTGCAAACATGCTTCGTGATGCGAAGTCACATCATGTAACTTTACATCATGAAACATCATGTTACATCTTAACCTTATCTGTTAAGGTAAGATTTCAGTCCAAAACATTTCACTAGGAAaacagaatacagtcatacctcgtgttgcatttgctgcgggttgcgaacggcacaggttacaaacgtgccgaacccggaagtaacaaaacgagttacttctgggttcagcaggtcacgcatgtgcagatgtgtcaaatgacgtcacgcgcatgcacagacacgcCAAATCGCGACctgtgcgtgcgcagaagcggcgctgcgggttacagactgctcaggatgtgaacggggctccggaacggatcccgttcgcatctagaggtaccactgtacaatgattAATAGCAAAATCAGATTCACTTTTCTCTGAAGGCTTCCCAAAATTTAAGACAGTttagagatttttgaaatattaagtgggatataaatgcttttaaataaataaatacaggaacACATCTGCAGAACAGTAGggatgcgagtggcgctgtgggttaaaccactgagcctagggcttgccgatcagaagatcagcggttcgaatcccggcgacggggtgagctcccgttgctcaatccttgctcctgccaacctagcagtttgaaagcacgtcaaagtgcaagtagataaataggtaccgctctggcaggaaggtaaacggcatttccatgcactgctctggttcgccagaagcggcttagtcatgctggccacatgacacggaagctcctttggccaataaagtgagatgagcgccgcaaccccagaggcatccatgactggacctaatggtcaggggtccctttacctttaattaggTTCTCAAAAGCAAAATTTTAGCAAGTaataatatacatatataaaagacTTACATCTCCATCAGATGATAGTGCTATAGAATGATGGGAGCCACAAGCTACTTCAATTACTTTCTTAATTAGCAGATTGGTACAGATTTGAATGGGTGTAACACCCTGATTGGTGGTCCCATTTCCAAGTTGACTGTATCCATTATGTCCCCAGGCATAAACTTCACCATCTATGCAAGGCACAAAAGCACAAATGTCCATAATTTATTTTTCTAACCCTAGAAGATGATTCCCAATTCCAAACAACAACACCAGACAAAAGAGGATCGGGAAAACTATAAGGGAGTGGGGTGTGCACACACATGGAGTGAGACACTTAAGCCtcctttagattttatttttcctAGGAAGCACTGCAGCATCTGCATAACTTTACTCCTCCCTGGTCTGGTGAATGCTGCTGCACAAAGGAAAACACTGGCAATTGCAGCCACAGGCTTCACCTTTAGCACAAGCTGCAGGCAAGCATCAAAGGAAGATGTCCAAATACTGCTCTCATTCTTAGGGTTGACGTTGGAGACAACATTGCATGAAGGCAGGAAAAGATCCATGGGGGTTGCAATCCAACAACGTCGTGAGAGCCGCTGGTTCCCACCCTTGGCAAGAGGGAAGTGCCTAATAGAAGCAGCCCAAGCTTACCACAAATATTTAAGCTgggcaaatatttttaaaaccatgTCCATATCCCATTGGAAGCAACAtagtcaagtacagtggtacctcgggttaagtacttaatttgttccggaggtccgttcttaacctgaagcaccactttagctaatgggtcctcctgctgccgctgtgccgccagagcatgatttctgttcttaagcagagttcttaacctgaagcgtacttaacccgaggtaccactgtaatttaatgCCTTGCCCGACAAAGTAATCAACTTCCACGGCCACAGAGAAGGAACAATATACACTTTCACTCATTCATCCAATTACAGCTATTCCATGAATAGAAGATATCCATTCTCTGACATGGGAGACTGGATTGGAAAGAGTATCAATATACTGTGGTGTGTAGGAGTTGGGGGGAAGATGCAGCCACACAGGGAGGTTAAGATGGAACAACCTGTTGTTGGAATGGACTTGCCAACCGCGCAAGGCCACAACCACATTTTCCAAGCAAGAGCAAGCCACTCTTGGGCCCCATTTCTAACAACCTTTGCTTAAATTTAGGGAGCATGCAATTAGTATTGCTCAAGAGCAAAAGTACCTTCTGTACTAAGTATGACATGTGGTCCACTTCCGTAACTGAGGCTGCGAATCCTCTTTCCGCATAAAGTTTCAAGTTTCTTTGGTACAATGGTACTCTGGTTATCTCCAGTTCCCAAACAATTACTACAGTTTAGTCCAAATACAAATACCTGGAAAGAGAGACCAATCACACTATATTTTAATACTTATATTTATAGCAACAGTCATCAAGATGAAAGTGAATCAAGGTAAATATACAATTTGTAAGATTTAACAGGATTCTTACTATATACATTTCAGCTATAGTGTCTTTGTAACGATAGCATGATTTTGCAATGAACTCTAAATGTAATAAACGAACATGCTGCAAGTCCTTACAACCTGCATTCACAATTGAAGGCTGGATGGCCAAAATCTGGCAAACTCAACACAGTATGCTATGGATAAGGAATGCTGGGGCTAGGATCATTTTATGAAATTGGATTTCTTTTATAATATGGAAGGAGCACTCTGATTTTAAACATCCAAGGTCAAAATGCATTTTGGTTGGAATTATACCCATGAAAGCCACTGTACTATTTACTTAACTATAACCTGTAtgttcaattttctttctttgaaattacTCCACATATACAGCATTTGTActtagaaatgttttatttttcttattcttGCTTGTTGTGTTTATAACATTGATATAGGAAGCCATGAATCTTTACCAACCTTTGGAGAACTGGGACAAAACTAACGAAGTCAATTTCaatggggacaaatgtaaggttctaagAATGAGCAGTGGGGACTGGAATGAGCAATTCAGGTTTCTTGTTTGTTGGCTGAGAGATTTTGAGACAACATGAAGTTTAAAGGAAGGTAATTTTACCAGCCCCATCtggtcttgccagagtggtgcatactctggttctctcccgcttggactactgccatgtgctctatgtggggctacctttgaaggtgacccagaaactacgactaatccagaatgcagcagctacactggtgactgggagcggccgccaagaccacataactgTTGGTGTAGCAGTGAATTTAGCAGCTCAATACAACCTTCTTCGCACAGCGTACAGAGTGGTGGTGTAATCCAGGACTCAGGAACAGAACTTGGTGAACAGTAGCTTTTATTATATGCAGCTTTGTACAAGTTACTATATACACAGACTCTCAGAACTCGGTCACAAACTCCAACTCCAAACTACTGCTCTTTTTGACTTCAACTAAGAACTGCTGTGTCATGCTGCCTATCTTTCAGCCAATCAGCAGCCTGTCACCATGCTTCAGTCTCCAGGCAAAATTCCCTCGTTTAACTTGGCTTCTGGCTAACTTGCTAATTGTCTACTTTAAAGCTGCAGTTACTCACAAAACCTCAACACCCCCTCACAGCTTACAAAAGTGCAATTAGTCTTTGAGCATAGACAAAGTATTATCTCTGATTTTGATCTCCAAACCCATGCTCTGACACAGCATATTCCAATTTACAAATGTTAACAGCTTTGTCATGATGTCGGCAACATTTTCAGCACTTTGCACATACTCACACACAATGGTATTATTCTGTACATTGAACCTGACATTTTGGTATTTCAAATGAATATGTTTACTTTTACTTTTGAACTGTTCTGTCCCACTCAGAGTTATACGTGCTTGGTTATCTACAAACACTTTAACAGGACAAACATTTTCAAAACCCAAATCCAGCAGCAGCTGTTTATAAAACACAATCTAGGCCCAATTCCATGTCTTGCTAACCAAGACTGAAACGCATTAGACAAAAACTCCCCTCCGCGATCAGACTGAAGTTTCTGGACTTTGCAAGAGAACTGCCTTTCTACATAGGCAACCCAGCTTTTGAACTTAGAAAAAACTTCCCCCTTGTTCTTTAACACATAAACCCAGCAAAATCTGATAGCATCATCAATAATTGCCAGCACATAGCAAGAATTACCCCTGCTAGGCTTGAAAAGACCGCATACATCGGCATGTGCCAGCTGAAACGGCTTTTCACTGACTCTTTGGCTGCTAGGATACGGACCTCTGTGACACTTGACCTGCTTGCACACATTGCAGTCTAAAAACTTGTCACAGCTTTGCAGCTCACAGCCACCACTCAGCTTTGGCATTTTAATTATACTTCGCCAATGAGAATGACCTAGACGTCTGTGCCATAGATGCACACACTGCTGGTGTAATGCCTTGTTTTTACAACTCGGCTGTAAAACACCACTAGCTAGCACAGAATCTTGAACTCTGTCATTCTCTTTTAGCACAAACACACCACCCTCTGGCAAAGCCTTCCCCAATGTCTTACCGTCTTTCTGTATCTCACAGCAATTGTCTTTAAACAGCACACAGAAACCAGATTGCATTAGACATGATACAGACATTAGATTGCTTTGCAACGAAGGTACACACAGAACATTCTCCAACTGTGTGCACAGACTTGGGACAAAGACAGATCCAGCAGACCTCACTTCGGACTTCCTCCCGTCCGCCAGCACGACCTGCTTGCGTGGATTAGGCGACTTCTTGGAAAACAAAGCCTCTGATGTAACCAGATGCCTCAAACTTCCAGAATCAACCACCCACTCGATGCGTCATTCATCTTCTGGACACTTGACCACCGCGGCGACGTACTGCACTGTCTGCTTCGACTTGCCGCGTTTCTTCTGCTGGCGATGTCTCTGACCCTCGGAACCTGCCGCTTCTGGACACGCTTTCCGCAGATGTTTTGTAGACCCACATCAATAGCAGCAACGCACAGCAAATGCAGACTCCTCACTGACAGCTTCTGAAGAATGCTGAGACACCTGCTTCACTTCAGAACTGCTAGCGTTTTTGACAGATCCGACTCCCCGTCGAAACACTAGAAGGTGCCGGCTGTCTGCACTCCCACTTCTGCCACTCCTCAAGCAACCTGCCAGTGACATAGTCCAGTGTCAAATCCCATTCTCGCATTGACTCCTGTGATAGAACAAGATTGTCCCAACTGTCAGGAAGTGAACTTAAAATGATGCAGACTTTCTCTTCCTCTGGTAAATTACAACCCCTCTCCAGAAGAGCCACAAACTTCATCTGCAATTCGTGGAGATGGTCCGGCATTGATACTCCCGACTGAAGCAGCAATTTGTACAGAGATTTACGGACAGCTTCGAACCCGCCGTCTCCCGCACATGGAGATTCCGAAGAGCAACCCACACAGCTTTTGCAGAACTGCACTCACGCACGTGGGGTAGCTGCAAATCATCTAGCGCCAACACGATAGTAGCTCTTGCCTTCTCGCCCTGCTCCAAATGCTCAGAATCAGGCTTCGAAGGAGGATTAGCAACAGCATTCCAGAGACCTTCTCTCTGCAGCGTAGCTTGCATCCTCTGGGACCACAGCAAGTAGTTATGATTGTTCAGACACTTGAACGATAACGCAGCTGGATGATGCATGTCTGTGTCTGTCGTCTGTGTCCAGTCGTCCTCTAGACTCGGGTCTGCCGCCAATCAGCTCTTAGCATCAATACCACGACACTCTGCCACCGATTACCACA
Above is a window of Lacerta agilis isolate rLacAgi1 chromosome 3, rLacAgi1.pri, whole genome shotgun sequence DNA encoding:
- the RCBTB1 gene encoding RCC1 and BTB domain-containing protein 1 isoform X2, translating into MDVGKWPIFTLLSPQEIATIRKACVFGTSANEAIYITHSDEVFVFGLNCSNCLGTGDNQSTIVPKKLETLCGKRIRSLSYGSGPHVILSTEDGEVYAWGHNGYSQLGNGTTNQGVTPIQICTNLLIKKVIEVACGSHHSIALSSDGDVYAWGYNNCGQVGSGSTANQPTPRKVSNCLQTKVVVGVACGQTSSIAVVDNGEVYGWGYNGNGQLGLGNNGNQLTPCRVAALQGLCVMQVACGYAHTMVLTDEGLLYAWGANTYGQLGTGSKSNQLSPVQIMMEKERVVEIAACHSSHTSAAKTQSGLVYMWGQCRGQSVVLPHVTHFSCTDDVFACFSTPAVMWRLLSVGRPTDAQLQLC
- the RCBTB1 gene encoding RCC1 and BTB domain-containing protein 1 isoform X1, encoding MDVGKWPIFTLLSPQEIATIRKACVFGTSANEAIYITHSDEVFVFGLNCSNCLGTGDNQSTIVPKKLETLCGKRIRSLSYGSGPHVILSTEDGEVYAWGHNGYSQLGNGTTNQGVTPIQICTNLLIKKVIEVACGSHHSIALSSDGDVYAWGYNNCGQVGSGSTANQPTPRKVSNCLQTKVVVGVACGQTSSIAVVDNGEVYGWGYNGNGQLGLGNNGNQLTPCRVAALQGLCVMQVACGYAHTMVLTDEGLLYAWGANTYGQLGTGSKSNQLSPVQIMMEKERVVEIAACHSSHTSAAKTQSGLVYMWGQCRGQSVVLPHVTHFSCTDDVFACFSTPAVMWRLLSVEHEDFLTVTESLKREFDSPETSDLKFRVDGKFIYVHKAVLKIRCEHFRTMFQSYWNEDMKEVIEIDQFSYPVYRAFLQYLYTDSVDLPPEDAIGLLDLATSYCENRLKKLCQHLIKRGITVENAFSLLSAAVRYDAEDLEEFCFKFCVNHLTEVTQTAAFWQMDGSLLKEFIAKASKYGAFKN